In Maridesulfovibrio frigidus DSM 17176, a single genomic region encodes these proteins:
- a CDS encoding esterase/lipase family protein, translating into MYCLLSTSRLHPTNDSPVKSLISFVLLLIILSTTGCAIKTGVKAIKPERQLTQLNANAVNSESLSKEAIRFLQYNSLYKLWRIDPEQAIINLDKLLFTRSLNKRSRDILYFLAEMCFLKSKQKRITDETRAKYLNSCVVYSYSYLFDEQAIPALDPLQPHNYWATRMYNQALMKSALDIRDRLKNVIPNMQIPLIRGTIKLSVKNTDFPASAYIFDSFHVTSEFKVTGMHEHVEKSGLGLPVIVEREVSTTKVTNSQEVLAKQPTGRVRQVIAASFFVRLENFPRGGPNTSEINASLEIYDPLETNSLNIHGHKIPLAADLTTPLAYSVGKFPLPSGITGLFDIESWSKLQGLYTMGPYRKDKIPLVFVHGLMSSPQTWVRMLNSLLGDVVIRDRYQIWVFMYPTGNPLFYSASLLRDSLNNMRNTYDPKGLNPNFNSMVLVGHSMGGILSKLMVTPSGDEVWKGALPIHPDKMNLPKETQDLVNNIAFFKPLPYVERVVFIATPHRGSDWAVNPFAKFFSGLVNLPAKLLKSSSEIFNSVGKNVSKEEKAKIAVKTSSTGIDNLSPEHQAIKTSSKLPISENVTWHSIIGDIEEAGKTNGTDSVVEYTSSHIEGASSELIIKSEHGAHNTQAGVIEVIRILHEHLKENDAELIITE; encoded by the coding sequence GCCTCTTATCCACATCAAGGCTACACCCCACAAACGACTCACCCGTTAAGTCTTTAATTTCATTTGTATTATTATTAATCATTCTTTCCACCACAGGCTGCGCTATAAAAACAGGTGTAAAAGCTATTAAGCCGGAAAGGCAGCTTACGCAGCTCAACGCGAATGCGGTGAATTCTGAGTCCTTATCAAAAGAAGCTATAAGGTTTTTGCAATACAACAGCCTGTACAAATTATGGAGAATAGATCCTGAGCAGGCCATAATTAATCTCGACAAATTACTATTCACTCGCAGCTTAAATAAAAGAAGCCGTGACATTTTATATTTTTTAGCTGAAATGTGTTTTTTAAAATCCAAGCAAAAACGTATAACAGATGAAACTCGGGCTAAATATCTAAATTCCTGCGTAGTATATTCTTATTCTTACCTTTTTGATGAGCAAGCAATACCAGCCTTGGACCCTCTTCAGCCTCATAATTACTGGGCAACACGCATGTATAATCAGGCGTTAATGAAATCAGCCCTAGATATACGAGATCGTCTGAAGAATGTAATTCCTAATATGCAAATTCCGCTTATTCGCGGCACAATTAAACTATCTGTAAAAAACACAGATTTTCCAGCAAGTGCGTATATATTTGATTCCTTTCACGTTACCTCTGAATTCAAAGTCACAGGTATGCACGAGCATGTTGAGAAATCTGGTCTCGGTCTACCTGTTATCGTCGAGCGCGAGGTAAGCACTACAAAAGTCACCAATAGTCAGGAAGTTTTAGCTAAACAGCCTACTGGACGAGTCAGACAGGTAATAGCTGCATCATTTTTTGTTCGACTAGAAAATTTTCCGCGAGGCGGTCCTAATACGTCAGAGATAAACGCAAGCCTTGAAATTTATGACCCACTAGAAACAAATAGCTTAAATATTCATGGACACAAAATACCATTAGCCGCGGATCTTACTACTCCTCTGGCATACTCTGTAGGCAAATTCCCGCTTCCGAGTGGCATTACAGGATTGTTCGATATTGAATCTTGGTCAAAACTACAGGGACTTTATACAATGGGACCATATCGCAAGGATAAAATACCACTGGTTTTCGTACATGGATTAATGTCTTCACCGCAGACATGGGTTCGAATGCTAAACTCCCTTTTGGGAGATGTTGTAATTCGAGACCGCTATCAAATTTGGGTGTTCATGTACCCTACTGGTAATCCGCTATTCTATTCAGCTTCATTACTTAGAGACTCCTTAAACAATATGCGCAACACTTATGATCCCAAGGGTCTAAATCCAAATTTCAATAGCATGGTTCTAGTAGGTCACAGCATGGGGGGGATACTTTCAAAACTGATGGTAACTCCTAGCGGAGATGAAGTATGGAAAGGAGCTCTCCCCATTCATCCAGATAAAATGAATTTACCAAAAGAGACTCAAGATCTTGTCAACAACATTGCTTTCTTCAAGCCGCTTCCATATGTCGAAAGAGTCGTATTTATAGCAACTCCACACAGAGGTTCAGACTGGGCTGTTAATCCATTTGCCAAGTTCTTTTCTGGCCTCGTAAACCTACCGGCCAAGTTACTCAAATCATCTTCGGAAATATTTAACAGTGTTGGAAAGAATGTGTCTAAAGAAGAAAAAGCGAAAATAGCAGTAAAAACAAGCTCTACAGGAATTGATAACCTATCCCCAGAACATCAGGCTATTAAAACATCATCTAAATTACCTATATCAGAGAATGTTACTTGGCATTCAATAATTGGAGATATTGAGGAGGCAGGCAAAACAAATGGAACTGACTCTGTCGTTGAATACACCAGCTCTCATATTGAAGGAGCTAGCTCAGAACTGATTATAAAATCTGAGCACGGCGCCCATAACACCCAAGCAGGTGTAATCGAAGTTATCCGCATCCTTCATGAGCATCTTAAAGAGAATGATGCGGAACTGATTATCACTGAATAA
- a CDS encoding alpha/beta hydrolase, whose product MSFFWKYLVKICKLGLYFLVSALIIVVVGGILYLNNQPDLDVWHKIKFESIFTADSGVTNFEQYMALEDKLFRELDNKIVKHISPNEKQSISRFRPGSMSDPNLISPNWNRSFELKNADPKCGVLLLHGMSDSPYSLRNIGEALNKKGAYVVGLRLPGHGVAPSGLLSITWQDMAAAVDIGMQYLQSVAKGKPLYIVGYSNGGALGVNYAFDTLKEPSLPKLSGLVLISPAMGVTPFAVMAKWQAALGELMGLEKLAWSSVKPEYDPYKYSSFAVNAGAQTHALTMVLLEKRRARKADGTFKDFPPVLAFQSIVDTTVSTRDLVHELFLHLPDNDHDLVLFDINRDAEGSQLLNSPSIEYLEVLRDEQLPFSLSIITNKRSNGEEVSLFRKYPDGRISETTDISMSWPFGIHSLSHISLPFPETDPVYGRLGDPNSPSIHLGRLEMRGESGVMRISPSDMLRLRSNPFYPYLEERIIEFIQ is encoded by the coding sequence ATGTCTTTCTTCTGGAAATATTTAGTAAAAATTTGCAAATTAGGACTGTATTTTTTAGTCAGCGCACTCATAATAGTCGTTGTTGGTGGTATATTATATCTCAATAATCAGCCTGATCTTGATGTCTGGCATAAGATTAAATTTGAATCTATTTTTACCGCTGATTCAGGTGTAACAAACTTTGAGCAATACATGGCTTTAGAGGATAAGCTCTTTCGTGAATTAGATAATAAAATTGTTAAGCATATTTCACCAAACGAAAAACAGTCCATTAGTCGATTCAGGCCCGGCAGTATGTCTGACCCGAACCTTATTTCTCCCAATTGGAACCGTTCGTTTGAGCTAAAGAATGCTGATCCGAAGTGCGGTGTATTACTGCTGCACGGAATGTCGGATTCGCCGTACAGTTTGCGGAACATTGGTGAAGCACTTAACAAAAAGGGTGCTTATGTTGTGGGGCTCCGTCTTCCAGGTCATGGGGTGGCACCATCGGGCCTGCTATCTATAACATGGCAGGATATGGCGGCGGCAGTTGATATAGGCATGCAGTATTTGCAGAGTGTGGCTAAAGGAAAGCCTCTGTATATTGTTGGATACTCTAATGGCGGCGCGCTGGGCGTAAACTATGCTTTTGACACTTTGAAAGAGCCTTCATTACCTAAGCTCTCAGGACTGGTTCTAATATCGCCAGCAATGGGCGTGACTCCTTTTGCCGTAATGGCAAAATGGCAGGCGGCACTTGGTGAATTGATGGGCCTTGAGAAACTTGCGTGGAGTTCTGTTAAGCCTGAATATGACCCATATAAATATTCTTCATTTGCTGTGAATGCCGGAGCGCAAACACATGCATTGACGATGGTATTGCTGGAAAAGAGGCGCGCGCGCAAGGCTGATGGAACTTTTAAGGACTTCCCACCAGTATTAGCATTTCAATCAATTGTAGATACAACGGTTTCAACTCGCGATCTTGTGCACGAGCTGTTTCTACATTTGCCCGACAATGATCATGATCTGGTTTTATTTGATATAAATAGAGATGCAGAGGGCAGCCAGCTTTTAAATAGCCCATCTATTGAGTATTTGGAGGTGCTTAGAGATGAACAACTGCCTTTTTCTTTAAGCATTATTACTAACAAACGCTCTAACGGTGAAGAAGTAAGTCTTTTTAGGAAATATCCTGATGGCAGAATAAGTGAAACGACGGATATTTCCATGTCATGGCCATTTGGTATTCATTCACTGTCTCATATCTCATTGCCGTTCCCTGAAACTGATCCTGTCTATGGAAGGCTTGGTGATCCGAATAGCCCCTCTATACATCTAGGACGCCTCGAGATGCGTGGAGAGTCTGGAGTAATGCGTATATCTCCTAGTGATATGCTTCGATTGCGCTCAAATCCTTTCTATCCATATCTGGAAGAGCGCATCATAGAATTTATTCAGTGA